Proteins from a single region of Esox lucius isolate fEsoLuc1 chromosome 13, fEsoLuc1.pri, whole genome shotgun sequence:
- the vsig8b gene encoding V-set and immunoglobulin domain-containing protein 8b, whose translation MVAMEKCLKCSRLQLAVIFVVTVFRSTDFTHALQITSTGPQTIQRAQGETVMLGCSYTLAVSDTGDLDIEWLNVRPDMTQKDQLVLSYTGGQITHYGDPSLSSRLNFMQDPTLGDASINITAVKATDTGTYQCKVKKAPGVDMRKVTLVVMVHPSKPKCWVKGSEEKGSDVSLQCKSSVGSIPLLYVWTRESGGPMPTTATQNSQNGELMIRNLSESYTGNYLCVVSNPVGKEQCKLTLYAYDPPNKVGIIVGAVIGALLLLLLLLLLIWLLVCCCHKRRYEKEVAHEIREDAPAPESRSASRNSSFRSVLGYRSHAGVVYSSVRNGQPKRTESSHSSIYKGQRNGTPTPNEQKVPPMPPPVLKYDSKYGYPV comes from the exons ATGGTCGCAATGGAAAAGTGTCTTAAATGCTCAAGACTACAGCTGGCTGTGATATTTGTGGTAACAGTTTTTCGCAGTACAG ATTTTACACACGCTTTGCAGATTACATCCACAGGGCCTCAGACCATTCAGAGAGCCCAGGGGGAGACAGTAATGCTGGGGTGCAGCTACACCCTGGCTGTGTCTGACACAGGAGACCTGGATATTGAGTGGTTGAATGTCCGTCCAGACATGACACAGAAAGACCAGCTG GTATTATCTTATACAGGAGGCCAGATAACGCATTACGGTGACCCTAGCTTGTCTTCAAGATTGAACTTCATGCAAGATCCAACACTGGGAGATGCATCCATTAACATCACTGCAGTGAAGGCCACAGACACAGGCACCTACCAGTGTAAAGTCAAGAAGGCACCGGGTGTTGACATGCGAAAAGTCACTCTGGTTGTAATGG TCCATCCATCAAAGCCGAAGTGCTGGGTTAAAGGCAGCGAGGAGAAAGGGAGCGATGTTTCCCTCCAATGCAAGTCTTCCGTAGGATCCATCCCCCTGCTCTATGTCTGGACCAGAGAGAGTGGAGGGCCTATGCCAACTACAGCCACACAAA actcaCAAAATGGAGAGCTGATGATAAGAAATCTCTCAGAGAGCTACACTGGAAATTACCTGTGTGTGGTGTCGAATCCTGTGGGCAAAGAGCAGTGTAAATTGACCCTGTACGCATACGACC CTCCCAACAAAGTAGGGATCATTGTGGGTGCTGTGATTGGTGCACTGCTGCTTTTGCTGCTCCTCCTGCTTCTAATCTGGCTTCTGGTTTGCTGTTGCCACAAGCGTCGCTATGAGAAGGAGGTTGCACATGAAATCAG GGAGGATGCACCAGCCCCAGAGAGCCGCTCTGCCAGCAGGAACTCCAGCTTCCGCTCGGTCCTAGGCTACCGCTCCCACGCTGGGGTGGTCTACAGTTCTGTGAGAAATGGCCAGCCCAAAAGGACAGAGTCAAGCCACAGCAGCATCTACAAAGGCCAGAGAAATGGCACGCCAACACCCAACGAGCAGAAGGTCCCCCCAATGCCACCTCCTGTGCTGAAATATGACAGCAAATATGGCTACcctgtttaa